A single genomic interval of Spirosoma taeanense harbors:
- a CDS encoding enolase C-terminal domain-like protein — MNKPDQSRRETLKMLGFGSSAGMLGLFGGISNAEAREQQGTPQYAKGMAPVKIKSVKAIATAPQGSNLIVVKVETTEPGLYGLGCATFTQRAVAVVTAINAYLNDFCVGKDVDNIEDIWNGAYVSSYWRNGPVLNNALSGLDQALWDIKGKRAGMPVYQLLGGKVRFAIPCYTHANGNTPEAVAEDVKKFMERGFRHIRIQQGGYGAVGATADKPDFKAAGFGGETDNYMNVPLYLKSVPKMFEVVRKACGDEVELLHDIHERVQPMEAINMIKKLEEYRPFFIEDPFSPENMEWFRQLRQSTTVPIAMGELFNNINEFKEPMVNRLFDFIRCHVSQIGGLSPAMKIARLGEFFNIRTAWHGPGDVSPVGHAAHAHVDLAVWNFGIQEAVQFSDKMQEVFSGCPTMNKGYMSVNEVPGLGVDINEKEAAKYPIGTRSNWQVRKMDGTLIRP, encoded by the coding sequence ATGAATAAACCTGATCAAAGTCGTCGTGAGACGTTGAAAATGCTGGGCTTCGGCTCTTCGGCCGGAATGCTGGGCCTGTTTGGTGGTATTTCCAATGCCGAGGCCCGCGAACAGCAGGGCACTCCGCAGTATGCAAAAGGCATGGCGCCCGTCAAGATCAAGAGTGTAAAGGCCATCGCTACGGCACCCCAGGGGTCGAACCTGATCGTGGTGAAAGTCGAAACAACCGAGCCGGGGCTCTACGGTCTGGGCTGCGCTACCTTCACGCAACGAGCAGTTGCCGTGGTTACGGCTATCAACGCCTACCTCAATGATTTCTGCGTGGGCAAGGATGTGGACAACATCGAGGATATATGGAATGGCGCGTATGTCAGTTCATACTGGCGAAACGGCCCCGTACTCAACAACGCCCTCAGCGGACTGGACCAGGCGCTCTGGGACATTAAAGGCAAGCGGGCGGGGATGCCGGTTTATCAGTTGCTGGGCGGTAAAGTCCGTTTCGCCATTCCGTGCTATACGCATGCGAATGGAAACACGCCCGAAGCCGTTGCCGAGGACGTGAAGAAATTCATGGAACGTGGGTTCCGGCACATCCGCATTCAGCAGGGCGGGTACGGGGCTGTTGGGGCCACCGCCGACAAACCCGACTTTAAGGCGGCCGGATTTGGGGGCGAAACCGACAATTACATGAACGTGCCGCTCTACCTGAAATCGGTACCGAAGATGTTTGAGGTGGTCCGGAAAGCCTGTGGCGACGAGGTAGAACTGCTTCACGACATCCACGAGCGGGTGCAGCCCATGGAAGCCATCAACATGATTAAGAAACTGGAAGAGTACCGGCCTTTCTTTATCGAAGACCCCTTCTCGCCCGAAAACATGGAGTGGTTCCGACAACTCCGCCAGTCGACTACGGTGCCTATTGCTATGGGTGAGCTATTCAATAACATTAACGAGTTTAAAGAGCCCATGGTGAACCGCCTGTTCGATTTTATCCGGTGCCATGTTTCGCAGATTGGCGGTCTCTCGCCGGCCATGAAAATAGCCCGGCTGGGCGAGTTCTTCAACATTCGCACTGCCTGGCACGGGCCGGGCGACGTTTCGCCGGTGGGGCACGCGGCCCATGCACACGTCGACCTGGCAGTGTGGAACTTCGGTATTCAGGAGGCCGTGCAGTTCTCCGATAAAATGCAGGAGGTCTTCAGCGGTTGCCCAACTATGAATAAGGGCTATATGTCGGTCAACGAAGTGCCGGGATTAGGGGTGGATATCAACGAAAAAGAAGCCGCCAAGTATCCTATCGGTACCAGGTCTAACTGGCAGGTGCGGAAAATGGACGGCACCCTGATCCGGCCCTGA
- a CDS encoding SusD/RagB family nutrient-binding outer membrane lipoprotein, with protein MNIYLKYSLTLGLSLGLLTGCDKGFTELNTNKVDPTYLAPSMVLNKAIINTNYLDGFGTLGMLTYNFGIVQQIITPYGSSLSGANYDQVNNSNTPLVWQNFYRNVLKQLVAVLEQTKADPQQSNTYNAARIWKAYVFMILTDTYGDIPYFEAGQGYTTEVITPKYDPQQAIYKDILKELDEASAALTTAQTPVTTDILYGGDVAKWKKLGYSFMLRAGMRLTKVDPAMAEAYVKKAVAGGVLQSNADNSILRHTSTYNNFIANHLAAREKTNFYLAAPFVDYLKANDDPRLPIFAVRYVGAKGGQEQVAARASSDPKVQIGMPMGYNDVSITSVLAQNGVASLWDFSQVNLNTVLKLDAPEFHVTYAQTLLLLAEAAVRGWVSGSAADYYAKGIRANLEQMAAYGSLIPEASIKAYLDAHPLDTSKALEQINTQYWVASFLDGNEAFANFRRSGYPALKKNPYPGSEVKGDFIRRLPYPDSEIVVNSGSLNEAISRQGPNTLDTRVWWDKK; from the coding sequence ATGAACATCTATTTGAAATACTCCCTTACGCTGGGCCTCTCGCTGGGCCTGCTGACGGGTTGCGATAAAGGCTTTACGGAGTTGAACACCAATAAGGTAGACCCGACCTATCTGGCTCCTTCGATGGTGCTCAACAAGGCCATTATCAACACCAACTACCTCGACGGGTTCGGTACACTGGGTATGCTGACCTACAACTTCGGGATTGTGCAGCAGATCATTACGCCCTACGGCAGCTCGCTGTCGGGCGCAAACTACGATCAGGTGAACAACAGCAACACGCCCCTGGTCTGGCAGAATTTTTACCGCAACGTGCTCAAGCAACTGGTGGCCGTGCTGGAGCAGACCAAGGCCGATCCGCAGCAGTCGAACACGTATAACGCGGCCCGAATCTGGAAAGCCTATGTCTTTATGATCCTGACCGACACCTACGGCGACATTCCGTATTTCGAAGCGGGTCAGGGCTATACCACGGAGGTCATTACGCCCAAATACGACCCGCAGCAGGCCATCTATAAAGATATCCTGAAGGAACTGGATGAGGCCTCGGCAGCTCTGACGACCGCGCAGACTCCGGTAACTACCGATATCCTGTACGGGGGCGACGTTGCCAAATGGAAAAAGCTGGGGTATTCCTTTATGCTGCGGGCGGGCATGCGCCTGACGAAAGTCGATCCGGCAATGGCCGAAGCCTACGTAAAAAAGGCGGTAGCGGGTGGAGTCCTGCAATCCAACGCCGATAACTCGATTCTCCGGCATACGTCTACGTATAATAACTTTATCGCCAACCACTTAGCGGCCCGGGAGAAAACCAATTTTTACCTCGCGGCCCCCTTTGTGGATTACCTCAAGGCAAACGACGACCCCCGGCTGCCCATTTTTGCCGTGCGTTACGTCGGTGCCAAAGGCGGGCAGGAGCAGGTAGCCGCGCGGGCTTCGTCCGATCCGAAGGTACAGATCGGCATGCCCATGGGCTACAATGACGTGTCCATTACGTCGGTGCTGGCGCAGAACGGCGTAGCCAGTCTGTGGGATTTCTCGCAGGTAAACCTGAACACCGTACTCAAGCTCGACGCACCCGAATTTCACGTGACGTATGCGCAGACGCTGCTGCTGCTGGCCGAAGCCGCCGTGCGCGGCTGGGTGTCCGGCTCGGCGGCTGATTATTACGCAAAAGGTATCCGGGCCAATCTGGAGCAGATGGCTGCGTATGGTTCCCTCATTCCGGAAGCGAGTATCAAGGCTTATCTGGATGCCCACCCGCTGGATACAAGCAAGGCGCTGGAGCAGATCAATACGCAGTACTGGGTGGCCAGCTTCCTCGACGGCAACGAAGCCTTCGCCAATTTCCGGCGCAGCGGCTACCCGGCCCTGAAGAAGAACCCTTATCCCGGCTCGGAAGTGAAGGGCGACTTTATCCGGCGCTTGCCGTATCCAGACAGTGAGATTGTCGTCAATTCGGGCAGCCTGAACGAAGCGATCTCGCGGCAGGGGCCTAACACCCTGGACACCCGCGTCTGGTGGGATAAGAAATAA
- a CDS encoding SusC/RagA family TonB-linked outer membrane protein, protein MKKPVNVLFILLFLWQGYAFAQSSRVTGKVTGPDNQGLPGVNVVVSGTTLGTATDASGNYAINAPANASLVFSYISYVTQTVPVNNRSIINVQLVEDAKNINEVIVTALGIRKEAKTLGYATATVNADQISVNRTPNFVSGLQGKMAGVNITSMGTGPAGTAKIRIRGQSSFSGQNNPLIVVNGVPIDNSNYSLGGDFGSRAANSSDGGDGLSSINPDDIETMTVLKGATAAALYGSRAKDGVVMITTKNRGTGKGFGVTYNTNFTTDTPLDFTDFQYEYGQGEGGKRPTTPNPTSGVWSFGEKFQPGMTQVLFDNETWPYEPVFNRVRKFYRVGTNFTNTVTVSNNGQNGGFSLSFGNTDNKGIMQNNTFNRKVINLGFTQNITSKLTASGNINYSKENNINPPQLNTQDFSVSTVVFTLANSMPFEALQQNQTLPNGDEFVFSRFLVRNNPYYSMNKHFENINRDRIFGNIALRYQFTDWLYLQGRIAQDYYIRNQDYNIPNGYAPIARAPVGYVNGSYTQDVRQNTERNIDFFLGGNKTFGKIGVDITLGGNARYARNDYNSVTVQDFIVPGLYTVANGRIKNPIYALSEKKINSLFGAATISYRDYLFLNMTARNDWFSTLAPSNRSILYPSVTGSFVFSQAFEKLPTWISFGKLRAAYAQVGSDNVNPYSNALYYQVDNNSFPNPTGQLVPVGGINASVVPNKNLRPLRIQEAEVGVELKLFDNKIGFDFTYYHKTTDDQILAAQISDASSYTSKLINVGRSMNQGLEMLLTFSPLMTKSFRWDVSANVSYNTSKVLRLGLSPNDTVITVSSGGGRNLHQVVGKPIGQLYTFTYMRDAQGRQVFDANSGLPLRNNTLKNVGNALPTYFGGITNTFTFRGISLSALIDFKLGHKLIAGRNINYMRHGLSKRTLPGRDVGYVIGNGVNPNGEVNKTKAAVQPYYESLNPLGINEDFVFNAGFWKLRQVTLGYDFTKLLPERLFIKGLRLNAVANNVLVLKKWTENMDPEEALVSSDNAVGLDFWPGLPPTRSIGFNLNVRF, encoded by the coding sequence ATGAAAAAACCTGTAAACGTGCTTTTCATCCTCCTGTTTCTGTGGCAGGGTTATGCCTTTGCCCAGAGCAGCCGGGTAACCGGTAAAGTAACCGGTCCAGACAACCAGGGTCTGCCTGGGGTGAACGTGGTGGTCAGCGGTACGACGCTCGGTACCGCTACCGATGCGTCGGGGAACTATGCAATTAACGCGCCGGCGAATGCCTCGCTGGTCTTTTCGTACATCAGCTACGTAACTCAGACGGTGCCGGTCAACAACCGCTCAATTATTAACGTGCAGCTGGTGGAGGATGCGAAAAACATCAACGAGGTAATCGTGACCGCGCTGGGTATCAGGAAAGAAGCCAAGACGCTGGGGTATGCCACCGCTACGGTCAATGCCGATCAGATTTCCGTTAACCGCACGCCCAATTTTGTGAGCGGACTGCAGGGCAAAATGGCCGGGGTGAATATCACGAGCATGGGTACGGGTCCCGCCGGAACCGCTAAAATCCGGATTCGTGGGCAGTCGTCGTTCAGCGGTCAGAACAACCCGCTGATTGTAGTGAACGGCGTACCGATCGACAACTCCAACTACTCCCTCGGTGGTGATTTTGGCTCACGAGCGGCCAACAGCTCCGACGGTGGCGACGGCCTGAGCAGCATCAACCCCGACGATATTGAAACCATGACCGTGCTGAAAGGAGCGACAGCAGCCGCTCTGTATGGCTCCCGCGCCAAAGATGGCGTGGTGATGATCACGACCAAAAACCGGGGGACGGGCAAAGGCTTCGGCGTAACCTACAACACCAACTTTACGACCGATACCCCGCTCGATTTTACGGATTTTCAGTATGAATACGGGCAGGGCGAAGGTGGTAAACGACCCACGACGCCAAACCCGACCTCGGGCGTATGGAGCTTCGGCGAGAAGTTCCAGCCGGGCATGACGCAGGTTCTGTTCGACAACGAAACCTGGCCGTATGAACCGGTCTTTAACCGCGTCAGGAAGTTCTACCGCGTCGGGACCAACTTCACCAATACCGTGACCGTATCAAATAACGGCCAGAATGGTGGGTTCAGCCTGTCGTTCGGGAACACCGACAACAAAGGCATCATGCAGAACAACACGTTCAACCGCAAAGTGATCAACCTGGGCTTTACCCAGAACATCACCAGCAAACTGACGGCCTCGGGAAACATTAACTATTCGAAGGAGAACAACATCAACCCGCCCCAGTTGAACACGCAGGATTTTTCGGTGTCAACGGTGGTATTCACGCTGGCCAACTCCATGCCCTTCGAAGCGCTGCAGCAGAACCAGACCCTGCCCAATGGCGATGAGTTTGTGTTCTCGCGCTTTCTGGTCCGGAACAACCCGTATTATTCGATGAATAAACACTTCGAGAATATTAACCGGGACCGGATTTTCGGCAACATTGCTCTTCGGTATCAGTTTACCGACTGGCTGTATCTGCAGGGCCGGATTGCGCAGGATTACTATATCCGGAATCAGGATTACAACATTCCCAACGGTTACGCACCCATTGCCAGAGCCCCCGTGGGCTACGTGAATGGTTCCTACACGCAGGACGTGCGGCAGAATACCGAGCGGAACATCGACTTCTTCCTGGGCGGTAATAAAACGTTCGGGAAAATTGGCGTCGACATTACGTTAGGCGGTAACGCCCGCTACGCCCGCAACGACTACAACAGCGTTACGGTGCAGGATTTTATCGTGCCGGGTCTGTATACGGTAGCCAACGGGCGAATTAAAAATCCGATTTACGCCCTGTCGGAGAAGAAAATCAACTCCCTGTTCGGCGCGGCAACGATTTCGTACCGGGATTACCTGTTTCTGAACATGACGGCCCGGAACGACTGGTTCTCGACGCTGGCCCCCTCGAACCGGAGCATTCTGTACCCATCCGTTACGGGTAGCTTTGTGTTCTCACAGGCGTTCGAAAAACTACCGACCTGGATATCCTTCGGTAAGTTGCGGGCGGCCTACGCGCAGGTAGGGTCGGACAATGTAAACCCGTATTCCAATGCGCTGTATTACCAGGTAGATAACAACTCGTTCCCGAACCCGACGGGGCAGCTAGTCCCCGTTGGTGGTATCAACGCGTCGGTCGTTCCAAACAAGAACCTGCGCCCCCTCCGCATTCAGGAAGCCGAAGTAGGGGTGGAACTGAAGCTGTTCGACAACAAAATAGGCTTTGACTTTACCTACTACCACAAAACCACCGACGATCAGATTCTGGCTGCTCAGATTTCCGATGCTTCCTCGTACACCAGCAAGCTGATTAACGTCGGGCGCAGTATGAACCAGGGCCTTGAGATGCTGCTGACCTTCTCGCCCCTGATGACCAAATCGTTCCGCTGGGATGTGAGCGCCAACGTTTCCTACAACACCTCGAAAGTTCTGCGGCTGGGTCTGTCGCCAAACGATACCGTCATCACGGTCAGCTCGGGAGGTGGTCGGAACCTGCACCAGGTTGTAGGCAAACCCATTGGTCAGCTCTACACCTTTACATATATGCGGGACGCGCAGGGCCGGCAGGTATTCGACGCTAACAGCGGCCTACCACTACGCAACAACACGCTGAAAAACGTGGGCAACGCGCTCCCAACCTACTTCGGGGGTATTACCAACACGTTTACGTTCAGGGGCATATCGCTGTCGGCGCTGATTGATTTCAAGCTGGGGCACAAACTGATTGCTGGCCGGAACATCAACTACATGCGGCATGGGCTGTCGAAGCGGACGCTGCCGGGCCGGGATGTCGGCTACGTGATTGGCAACGGGGTAAACCCGAACGGGGAGGTCAACAAGACCAAAGCCGCCGTGCAACCCTACTACGAATCCCTGAATCCGCTGGGTATCAATGAAGACTTTGTCTTCAACGCCGGTTTCTGGAAACTGCGGCAGGTTACGCTGGGCTATGATTTCACGAAGCTGCTGCCCGAACGGCTGTTCATCAAAGGACTGCGCCTGAACGCCGTTGCCAACAACGTCCTGGTGCTGAAAAAATGGACCGAGAACATGGACCCCGAAGAAGCCCTGGTTTCGTCGGATAACGCCGTGGGACTGGACTTCTGGCCGGGCCTGCCGCCTACCCGCAGTATCGGCTTCAACCTCAACGTTCGCTTCTGA
- a CDS encoding mandelate racemase/muconate lactonizing enzyme family protein, translating to MQRRNFLKSAVLGSTAVMAGFPFADSEAAVPKLKITKVRYYNAPGYNKPLFNQARGIVEIETDGGIIGIGEGGSKDTIEQCAQMIIGQNPFRIEHIWQNLYRGMFYPPGREKLHAQGALDMALWDIKGKALGVPVYELLGGATRDYVECYATGFRASKAKTEEERARDCIEAGLRAYRIGPTGGNGDVAFDFYDNAKKTIEFCKRIDAAVGGGGKWAVDLHTRFDTTEGLKICKALEETEPYFVEDIVRSENPDVYKTLRPMTTVPIAVGEQFGDRWDINPLIEQHLIDYTRVTLPNTGGISEMKKIASMCETHYVGMIPHFTGPLATATLVHVLGSSSPTRCLMELGGGEPERPAYFNEDLVNFKNGKLYLNPEPGLGVKFDPKKATFVMEVASNTQFPHPILKSPDGAIHNW from the coding sequence ATGCAACGAAGAAATTTTCTGAAATCTGCCGTACTTGGCTCAACCGCCGTAATGGCCGGGTTTCCATTTGCAGATTCAGAGGCCGCCGTGCCTAAATTAAAGATTACCAAAGTCCGGTATTACAACGCGCCGGGCTACAACAAACCCCTGTTCAACCAGGCTCGCGGCATCGTTGAGATCGAAACGGATGGCGGCATCATCGGCATCGGAGAAGGTGGGTCCAAAGATACCATTGAGCAGTGCGCCCAGATGATAATTGGGCAGAATCCATTCCGGATCGAGCACATCTGGCAAAATCTGTACCGGGGCATGTTCTACCCGCCGGGTCGCGAAAAACTCCACGCGCAGGGGGCGCTGGATATGGCGCTCTGGGACATCAAAGGCAAGGCCCTGGGCGTGCCGGTGTATGAACTGCTCGGCGGAGCAACCCGCGATTACGTCGAATGTTACGCCACGGGTTTCCGGGCCTCCAAGGCGAAAACAGAAGAGGAGCGTGCCCGGGACTGCATCGAGGCCGGTTTACGCGCCTACCGGATTGGCCCAACCGGGGGCAACGGCGATGTTGCCTTTGACTTCTACGACAACGCTAAAAAGACGATTGAATTCTGCAAACGAATCGATGCGGCCGTAGGTGGGGGCGGTAAATGGGCCGTTGATCTGCACACCCGTTTCGACACGACAGAAGGGTTAAAAATCTGCAAGGCGCTCGAAGAGACCGAGCCATACTTCGTCGAAGACATCGTTCGGTCCGAAAATCCGGATGTGTATAAAACGTTGCGGCCGATGACGACGGTGCCCATTGCCGTAGGCGAACAGTTTGGCGACCGCTGGGACATTAACCCCCTTATTGAGCAGCACCTGATCGATTACACCCGCGTTACCCTGCCCAACACCGGCGGAATCTCCGAAATGAAGAAAATCGCGTCCATGTGCGAGACACATTACGTGGGTATGATCCCGCACTTCACGGGGCCGCTGGCTACGGCTACGCTGGTGCATGTGCTGGGTTCGAGCAGCCCAACCCGCTGTTTGATGGAGCTGGGCGGGGGCGAACCCGAACGTCCCGCCTATTTTAACGAAGACCTCGTCAACTTCAAAAACGGGAAGCTCTACCTGAATCCCGAACCCGGCCTGGGCGTAAAGTTCGACCCGAAGAAAGCCACGTTCGTCATGGAAGTGGCATCCAATACGCAATTCCCGCATCCGATTCTGAAAAGCCCAGATGGGGCAATTCACAACTGGTGA
- a CDS encoding LacI family DNA-binding transcriptional regulator, with amino-acid sequence MNKKKVSMKDIAQKAGVSTALVSYVLNGKEKESRVGPDIAAKVRQIASELSYQPNYLAKSLRSGKTQTIGLIIADISNPFFANIARIVEDEAKKHGYTVIIGSSDEDADKSWDLINVLLNRQVDGFIIVSSESSEDQIEYLNSKNVSFVLLDRHFPQIPTDFVVLDNRKASFEAGTHLIESGYRNIGMIAYRSQLFHMRERIQGYLDSLQANRVTFRPEWLTEVEFNRIESEIRAGIDAMLASDNTVDALIFATYRLAISGLKYINELGLKVPDDLAIVSFGQAEAFDLYYCPITYLQQPMEDLGKAAVELLVSKLKDPQAEPRQIRMEARLIARNSSKIKAAVS; translated from the coding sequence ATGAATAAGAAAAAGGTGTCAATGAAGGACATAGCGCAGAAAGCAGGCGTTTCAACGGCGCTGGTATCATACGTACTAAACGGGAAAGAGAAGGAAAGCCGGGTTGGGCCGGATATTGCGGCAAAAGTCCGGCAGATAGCCAGTGAACTAAGCTACCAGCCGAATTATTTGGCCAAGAGCCTGCGGAGTGGCAAAACCCAGACCATCGGGTTGATTATTGCAGATATATCTAACCCTTTTTTTGCGAACATTGCCCGGATTGTGGAAGATGAAGCAAAAAAACATGGCTATACGGTCATCATTGGCAGCTCCGACGAAGATGCCGATAAGTCTTGGGACCTGATCAATGTGTTGCTGAATCGTCAGGTTGACGGCTTTATCATCGTTTCGTCGGAGAGTTCCGAAGATCAGATTGAATACCTGAATAGTAAAAACGTATCATTTGTCCTGCTGGATCGTCACTTTCCCCAGATTCCGACGGATTTCGTCGTGCTGGATAACCGGAAGGCTTCCTTTGAAGCCGGGACGCATCTGATCGAAAGCGGCTACAGAAACATCGGCATGATTGCCTACCGGTCGCAGTTGTTTCATATGCGGGAGCGGATACAGGGCTATCTGGATTCCCTGCAGGCGAACAGGGTTACGTTCCGGCCCGAATGGCTGACCGAGGTAGAGTTTAACCGGATTGAATCAGAGATTCGGGCGGGTATCGATGCCATGCTGGCGTCAGACAACACCGTCGACGCTTTGATTTTTGCAACTTACCGGCTGGCGATCAGCGGGTTGAAATACATCAACGAACTTGGCCTGAAGGTGCCGGATGATCTGGCGATTGTTAGTTTTGGGCAGGCCGAAGCATTTGATCTGTATTACTGTCCAATCACCTATCTGCAGCAGCCGATGGAAGACTTGGGCAAAGCAGCCGTCGAACTGTTGGTGAGCAAACTGAAAGACCCACAGGCCGAACCCCGGCAGATTCGGATGGAAGCCAGATTAATTGCCCGGAATTCCTCAAAAATAAAAGCAGCCGTTAGTTAG
- a CDS encoding chemotaxis protein CheB, with protein MAENRLMEKYKAVLIGGSTGSIDVLLQLLPALRPPLSFALIIVVHRKNTADSTLANLLSFKTNLPLREVDDKDPMLPGNIYLAPADYHLLLEQDGTFSLDDSEKVNYSRPSIDVTFESAADVYGPALVGVLLSGANADGTAGLRAIKKAGGVLVAQQPETAQVGFMPQQAILSAPVDYVLDVPELIRFINRLSELAPKFS; from the coding sequence ATGGCGGAAAATCGGTTAATGGAGAAATATAAAGCTGTATTGATTGGCGGCTCAACCGGCAGTATCGACGTATTACTGCAATTGCTGCCTGCTTTACGTCCTCCGCTTTCGTTCGCCTTGATTATTGTCGTACACCGTAAAAACACGGCCGACTCCACGCTGGCGAATCTGCTCAGCTTCAAAACAAACCTTCCGCTCCGGGAAGTCGACGACAAAGACCCTATGCTGCCGGGGAATATCTATCTGGCACCCGCCGATTACCATCTGCTGCTCGAACAGGACGGCACGTTTTCGCTTGACGATTCTGAAAAGGTTAACTATAGCCGACCGTCGATTGACGTAACCTTTGAGTCGGCCGCCGATGTCTACGGCCCGGCGTTGGTTGGTGTTCTGCTGTCGGGCGCCAATGCCGACGGAACCGCGGGGCTGAGAGCCATTAAGAAAGCCGGTGGGGTTCTTGTGGCTCAGCAGCCCGAAACCGCGCAGGTCGGGTTCATGCCCCAACAGGCTATTCTGAGTGCACCGGTCGATTATGTGTTGGATGTGCCGGAACTGATCCGGTTCATTAACCGCCTGAGTGAACTGGCTCCAAAGTTCAGCTAA
- a CDS encoding sensor histidine kinase, producing MTFQMWGFVFTGMVASILLLNIIQWITYRTRIYGLYTLYMLAWLLRVQTFPDWLSPNAFHFVRTTASMMAFYVYFDFADAALELRRRLPALYRLFPYAKGIILVYIAIQVILCFVLPDWHPRLYEAAFGVVRALLAIGGFYAVVQLVKLKDTLSRYFLAGTLFVQVGSLVSQGLSLVRPMDDLSGPLWTISLAYLQLGVILELICFSLGLSYEQRQIAVRHAMMEQELDREREQRHREHLEAELSVQRLEQEKAEAHIRALQGQVNPHFLFNSLNVLDSLIEDDPEQAHVFLDELSSVYRYLLRANEQPLTELADELAFIQSYYQLLRTRHGNGVQLFLRVDEHYLNYQLPPLTLQLLVENAVKHNVVLPDQPLQIDIATDAEARLLVRNNIQRKTSRVASNGVGLSNILAKYQMLGQKKPVIWEADGQFLVTLPLIEQSV from the coding sequence ATGACCTTCCAGATGTGGGGTTTCGTCTTCACAGGTATGGTGGCCTCCATTCTGCTGTTAAACATTATTCAGTGGATTACCTACCGGACGCGCATCTATGGGTTGTATACGCTCTATATGCTGGCCTGGCTACTGCGGGTGCAGACCTTTCCGGACTGGCTTTCGCCGAATGCGTTTCATTTCGTGCGGACTACGGCGTCCATGATGGCCTTCTACGTTTATTTCGATTTTGCCGATGCTGCTCTGGAGCTTCGTCGGCGCCTGCCCGCGCTGTATCGGCTGTTTCCCTACGCGAAAGGGATTATTCTGGTTTACATTGCCATTCAGGTAATCCTTTGTTTTGTATTGCCCGACTGGCACCCCCGGCTATACGAGGCCGCTTTCGGGGTTGTACGAGCCCTGCTGGCTATCGGCGGCTTTTATGCGGTCGTTCAGTTGGTGAAGCTGAAGGACACGCTGTCACGGTATTTTCTGGCCGGAACGCTGTTTGTGCAGGTCGGTTCGCTAGTTAGCCAGGGGCTGTCGCTGGTTCGGCCCATGGACGATCTGTCGGGACCGCTCTGGACCATTTCGCTGGCGTATCTGCAGCTGGGCGTCATTCTGGAACTGATCTGCTTTTCGCTGGGCCTGAGTTACGAGCAGCGCCAGATTGCCGTTCGTCATGCCATGATGGAGCAGGAACTGGACCGCGAGCGCGAACAGCGTCATCGCGAACACCTGGAGGCCGAACTGTCGGTGCAGCGGCTGGAGCAGGAAAAAGCGGAGGCCCACATCCGGGCGTTGCAGGGGCAGGTTAATCCGCATTTTCTGTTTAACAGCCTGAATGTACTCGACTCACTCATCGAAGACGACCCCGAACAGGCCCACGTTTTCTTGGATGAACTGAGTTCGGTTTATCGGTATCTGCTGCGTGCCAATGAGCAACCCCTCACCGAGCTCGCCGACGAACTGGCCTTTATTCAGTCCTATTACCAGCTTCTGCGGACCCGCCACGGGAATGGCGTACAGCTTTTTCTGCGGGTCGATGAGCACTACCTGAACTACCAGTTGCCCCCGCTGACGCTGCAGCTGCTGGTCGAAAACGCCGTAAAGCACAATGTGGTACTGCCCGACCAGCCGCTCCAGATTGATATTGCGACGGATGCTGAGGCCCGGCTGCTGGTGCGCAATAACATCCAGCGCAAGACCAGTCGGGTCGCATCCAACGGGGTGGGGTTATCCAATATTCTGGCCAAATACCAGATGCTGGGTCAGAAGAAGCCGGTCATTTGGGAGGCCGACGGGCAGTTTCTGGTTACGCTGCCTCTGATTGAGCAATCTGTATGA